Genomic DNA from Comamonas resistens:
TGCGCTCAAGCTGGGCCAGGCCGTGCGCTTCAACCTGCTGGCCAGCAGTCAGAGCCAGGCCCAGGGGCAGGCCGGGCAGATCGCCGCATTGAGTGGTGAAGGCTGGGTGGAGTTGCCCCCCCTGTCTGCCGTGCTGCCCGCACCTGAAGGCAGGGCCCAGCCGCAGGTCGAGGTGCAGTTGCAAGCCTGCATGACCGAGGTCGGGACGCTGGAAGTGCGCTGCGTGGCGGTGCAGGACGCCAGCCAGTCCTGGTTGCTGCCTTTTGCCGTGCGCGGCGCAGTGGCTGCAGAAGCCATGGCCGGCAGCACAGATGTACCAGGCGCCGAAAGCCCGAATCAGCTGAAAGTCAGCGTTCCCAGGCTGACCGAGGCCGTGGCCCAGATCGACCGCATTTTTGGCACGCAGGCGCAGGAAGTGACGGCCAAAGAGGTGCGTCAGCTGCGCCAGTCGCTGGAAAAGCTGCTGGGCCCGCGCGAGACCTGGGATGCGGGCCTGCTGCGAGCCCTGTTTGACGCCCTGCTGACCCGCGCCAAGCGCCGCCGCCGCACGGCCGACCATGAGCGTGTCTGGCTCAATCTTGCGGGCTGGTGCTTGCGTCCCGGTGCGGGTGCGGAGCTGGACGGCTGGCGCATTGCCCAGGTCTGGGCCTTGTATGCGCAGGGTCTGGGCTATCCCAAAGAGGCGTCCAACTGGACCGAATGGTGGGTGTTCTGGCGCCGCGTGGCGGCCGGCCTCAATGAAGCGCAGCAGATGGAGTTGCTAGAAGACGTGGCTGGCCATATGCAAAAAGCCGTGCAGAAAAACAGCAAGAGCAGCCACGGAAGCTACGACGATATGTTGCGCCTGTTTGCCGCCATGGAGGCCGTGCCCTGGCAGTACCGCCAGGAAATGGGCCGGTGGATGCTGCAGCGCCTCAAGCGCGAGGGCGAAACCGTGCAGACCTGGTGGGCCATAGGGCGTCTGGCCGCGCGCCAGTCGCTGGCGGCCAATGCGCATCTGGTCATGCCGCCCGAGGCTGCGCAGGAGTTCTTGAACGCCACGCTAGACCAGGATTGGCGCAAGAACGAAACCGCCATGTTTGCGGCCGTGCAGATGGCCTGCATGACGGGTGATCGTGCGCGTGACCTGCCCGATGAGGCGCGAGCACAGGTGCTGGAGAAGATGCGCAGCAGCGGTGCGCCTGAACGCTGGATAGCCATGGTCGAGCAGGTGGTGCAGATGCAGGCCGAGGACCAGAAGCGCAGCCTGGGCGACAGCCTGCCGCCGGGGTTGGTGTTGCTGTGAGCCTGATGCCGCGTTGCAAGCTGATTATTAAAATAAATAATTAAAAAATTATCGCAAAACGATAATTTTGATAAAGTCACGCCATCTTGAATATGAAAAAGGATGGGTCGTGAAAACAAGAGACTCGCTGGCGCGCGGCAGTCAGTACATTGCGGCGGCGGCTTTGGTGTTGGTGGTGGCCATGCTGGCGCTGAATACCGCCAGCTGGTTTTTCCCCGCACTGGGCCGGGTGGACGGCGGTGCGGGGCTGAGCTTCTCGCTGACCCAGCGCATGACCGGTATGGCGGGCGTCGACGTGGCGGCCATGCCCTGGTGGCAATTGCTGGGGGCGGCGCTGATTTCCAGCATTCCGCTGCTGGCCATGGCCTATGGCTTGCTGCAGCTGCGTGCGCTGTTTCAGCAGTACGCAAGCGGCAACTACTTTGCGCATTCGGCCTATGGGCATATGGAGCGCATGGGCCGTGCCATCGTGCTTTGGGTGGTGCTGGACTTTGCCTGTGAGCCGGTGCTGAGCGCATGGGTCACCATGCTGGCACCCGCGGGCCAGCGCATGCTCACGTTGAGCCTGGAGCCGCAGGTGTTCATCGCCCTGTTTCTGGCGGCCTGCGTGATCGCGATTGCCCGCATTCTGCAGCGCGCCTGTGACCTGCATGCCGAAAACCAGCAGTTTGTGTGACGGCAGGCCATGGCGATTGAAATTGCACTCGATGTGATGCTGGCCAAGCGCAAGGTCAAGTCCAAGGACCTTGCTGCGGCCATAGGCATCACGGAACAGAACCTCTCCTTGCTCAAACAAGGCAAGGTCAAAGGCATGCGGCTGGCTACGCTGGATGCGATCTGCCGCCATCTGGATTGCACGCCCGGCGATCTGCTGATCTATGTGCCTGGTAGCGCAGGGGCCGAAGTCGGGGAAGAGGATGCGCTGTAATTGGCCATATGCGCCGTGATGCCATGGCATCGGCCCGGGGGCCGCGTGGATAGACTGCTTCACCCATCTCTTTGTTAAGGAGTGCGTGCATGATCAGTCTGGAGTTTTTGCTGACCTCGCTGGTGGTGGTGCTGATTCCCGGCACCGGTGTGGTCTATACCGTGTCCACGGGACTGGTGCAGGGCCGTAAGGCCAGCCTCTATGCGGCTCTGGGTTGCACCCTGGGCATTGTTCCGCACCTGCTGGCCACAGTGCTGGGGTTGGCGGCGTTGATGCACACCAGCGCCCTGGCATTCCAGTTGCTCAAGTACGCGGGCGTGGCCTATCTGTTTTATGTGGCCTGGGCCACCTGGCGTGACAAGTCCGCATTCGCCGTGGACGGCAGTGTGGCCAGAACCCCGGCACGCAGCCTGGTCATCAAGGCGGTGCTGATGAATGTGCTCAACCCCAAGCTGACCATTTTCTTTCTGGCGTTCTTGCCGCAGTTTGTGCCCCATGAGGCCAGCCGGCCGCTGCTGCAATTGTTGCTGCTCAGCGCCGTGTTCATGGCCATGACGTTTGCGGTGTTCGTGATTTATGGCTGGCTTGCCCACGCGTTTCGCCGCCTGGTCATCGAGTCGGCGGCCGTGCAGCAGTGGCTGCGCTATGGCTTTGCCTCGGCCTTTACCGGTCTGGGCATCAAGTTGGCGTTGACCGAAAAATAGCGCACGGCAGCAGTCCGGGTGGAGGCGGAAGCGGGGCGCAGGCATTCGTAGAATGCCCTGCAACTATTGCGTGGAGATTCACCGGTGAAGTCTGTTTCCAGAAGAAATATGGTGTCGTTTGCTGCCCTGGCCTTGATGGGCGGCATGGTATGTGCACAAAGCTCCTGGCCTACCAAGCCCATCACTTTTGTGGTGCCTCAAGCACCTGGCGGGGCCAATGATGTGATCGCACGTGCCGTGGCGCAAGGCCTGGAAAACTCCCTGGGCCAGCCCGTGGTGGTGGAAAACCGGCCCGGTGCCAACGGCAACCTGGGCACGGGCCAGGTGGCGCACGCGGCGGCCGACGGCCATACCTTTCTGGTGACGGCGCAAAGCGCCTACACCATCAATCCGGCGCTGTACTCCAGGGTTCCGTTCGACCCCATCAAGGATTTCACGCCCGTGATGCAGCTGGCGGTGGCGCCGTATCTGCTGGTGGTGAACCCGAACTTCCCGGCCAAGAATCTGAACGAGCTGGTGGCCTATGCCAAGGCCAATCCGGGCAAGGTGGAATATGCCTCGGCCGGCAATGGAACGCTCAACCATCTGCTGGGAGAGATGCTGAAAAAGCAAAAAGGTGTGGAGCTGCTGCATGTGCCGTACAAGGGAGCTTCGGCGGCCGCCACCGATGTGGTGGCTGGCCAGTTGCCCATGACCTTCGGCAGCTTTCCGGGCGTGATGCCCTTTGTCGCCAGCGGCAAGTTGCGCGTGCTGGGTGTGGCTTCCGACAGGCCCACGACGCTGGCCCCCGAGATTGCACCGCTGGGCAAGGATCTGGCCGTGACCAGCTGGTACGGCCTGTTCGCTCCGGCAGGCACGCCAAAGCCCATTGTGGACAGGCTGTACCAGTCCATTCGTGCCGTGCTGGCCAGGCCCGAGATGGGCGAGCGCTTCAAGACTCTGGGTGCCGAGCGTGTGGAGTCCGACCCGCAAAGCTTCAAGGCCATGCTGCCGGGCGAGCTGGCCCGCTGGAAGCAGGTGGTCAAGGATTCGGGCGCCCACATCGATTGATGCCTGGTATCCGGCTACCATCGCGGCTTTGATGGGCCGGAAGGTTTTTGGCCCCTTGTCCTGATGCTGCCTGTTTCCTCATTCCATCGTTCCCGCTGGCTGCTGACAATGCTGGCCTTGCTGGTCATTGCCCTGGGCCTGGCCTCGCGCCGCAGTTTTTCGCCGTTTCCGACCATGCTGGGCAACTACCCCGGCGATGCGCTCTGGGCCTGGGTGGTATTGCTGTGCGTGGTCTGGCTGCGACCGGCCATTGCACGGGTGCGGCTGGTGACGTGGTCGTTGGTGATCGCCTTTGCCATCGAATTCCTGCAGCTGTATCAGGCGCCGTGGATGCAGGCGCTGCGCGCCAACAAGCTGGCCTATCTGGTGCTGGGCAATGGCTTTGATCCGCTGGATTTGCTGGCCTATGTCCTGGGCATAGGCGTGGGGGCGGTGGCGGACTGGAGCTGGCAGCGGTGGCTTCAGAGGTAGGCAGCATGTTTCCCATGCGTTTTTGACTGCGGAGCTTTGCATGATGTTTGATCTGGCCAGCGTGCCTGCGTTTCCCGCATGGCAGACGGGTGAGCCGCGTGATGACGGGCTGATGATCTATGCGCCCGAGGATCTGGCAGAACGCAACCAAACCTATGAGGTGGCGCAGTACCTGCCAGGTCATCTGATGATTGGCGATGACAGCGGCGGCCGGGGCATTCTGGTGGACGGTAACGGTGCGCTCTGGATCTGCGGCCTGGGTGCGCTGTTCGTCGATTGCCGTGAGCCGTTGTCACCGCATCTTGCGCAATGGGTAATGCAGGGCTGCGCTTTGCCTGAGTGGGAGGACGAGAGCGATGAATAGCACGGTGTACTTTGAGCCCGAGTTTGTACAGTCCCTGCATGCCATGGCCTGGTTTTCGCGTTGTGGGCAAAGCCTGCCTGCGGATCTTGCTGCAAGCCTGCCGTTTGAGGTCGCACCGGCTGCCACGCTGAAAAAAGCCATGCGCCAATGGGGCTCCGCGCAATGGGAAGACGCCACGCTGGAGGCGCGCAATGAACTGACGGGCTTTCTGGCCGTGCATGCACGCGATGCCTATCAGCAGTGGAACACCATCACACAGCTGGCGAAGGTGGAAGTGGCGCAGCCGCTGGCGGAAGAATTCTGGCGGCCCTATGCGCAGCAGCAGGGGCTGGATGTGGATTTTCTGCATTGCGTGCAGTGGGACATATTGGCGCTGTGCATGGAGCATGCCTACCGTCAGCAGCGCGGCCTGCCGCAGTTCTTTCATGCACTGCTCAAGGTCTATGCGTCAGGCCACATGCCCTGTGGCTGGGAAGGCGGCAAATATCCCAAGGGCAGGCTGCTGGTCTGGTGACGTCGAGGCACATCGGGATACAACAGTCGATATGAAGCCTATTAAGCTGCCCCGGTCTCAGGCAACGATGGAAATGGCCCATGTCCCAAACTAAGAAAGCTCTGGTCCCGGCAACTCTGCTGCTGGGCTGCACGCTGATGGCGCAGGCGCAAAGCCTGGTTTTACCCAGCACTGCAGAGGCCACTGCGGCGATTGTCGAGATGTTCTCGGGCTCGGATCTTCCACGGCCTTCCAAGGTGCAACTCGGAACCTGCATCGCAGCAGTCGAGGCCAGCCATCCGGGGCAGCTTGCATGTACCGTGGCTGTGACCTTGGGGGCTGCCACCAATGAGACCCAGATTGATTTCTTCAAGCAGGGCAAGCGGTGGCAGGCCCAGCCCAGCGTATCGCAGGACAAGCTGCCGTTTCCCGATCCCAAGCTCCATTGATCTTAGGCTGTCGCTCCCCGGGGGGAGGCCCATTCAAGCTGACGGCCGAGGGTTAGCCCTGCTTTCCAGGCGTCTCATGCATGTCATGGCAAGTTAGCATGGATGGCTAGAATTTTTCTGCCTGAAACTGCTCAGGCATTCCCCTGAATGTTCTCCACACCCGGCCCGGAAAGTCTGCAGGGAGATGACGGCCGACATAGATGAGTCATGCGATGAGCACTGCATACCCGGATACCCAGCTTTTGATCGACGGTCAGTGGCAGGACGCTGCCAGCGGCAAGAAAATTGATGTCCGCAATCCGGCCACGGGCGAGGTGATCGGCCATGTCGCCCACGCCGATATTCCTGACCTGGACCGCGCGCTGGCTGCGGCCGACAAAGGCTTTCAGGTCTGGCGCAAGATGTCGGCCCATGACCGTGGCGCCATCATGCGCAAGGCCGCCAGCCTGCTCAAGGAGCGTGCCGACGAGATTGCAGCGTTGCTGACGCAGGAGCAGGGCAAGCCGCTGGCCGAGGCCAAGGTTGAGATCGTTGCCGGCGCCGGCATCATCGAATGGTTTGCCGACGAGGCCCTGCGTGTCTATGGCCGCATCGTGCCTTCGCGTCGCCCCGAGCAGCAACAGCTGGTGATCAAGGACCCTGTGGGCCCGGTCGCCGCCTTCACGCCCTGGAACTTCCCCGTCAACCAGATCGTGCGCAAGATTGGCGCGGCTCTGGCTTCGGGCTGCTCCTTCCTGGTCAAGGCGCCCGAGGAAACCCCGGCCTCGCCCGCAGCCCTGCTCAAGTGCTTTGTCGATGCCGGCATTCCTGCCGGTGTTGTGGGCCTGGTCTATGGCAACCCCGCACAGATTTCCGAATATCTGATTGCTCACCCCGTAATCCGCAAGGTGACCTTCACGGGCTCCACGGCCGTGGGCAAGCAGCTAGCAGCGCTGGCCGGCCAGCACATGAAGCGCTCAACCATGGAGCTCGGTGGCCATGCTCCGGTGATCGTGGCCGAGGATGCCGATGTGCAACTGGCCGTCAAGGCCGCGGGCGCGGCCAAGTTCCGCAACGCCGGCCAGGTCTGCATCTCGCCCACGCGCTTTCTGGTGCACAACAGCGTGCGTGAAGAGTTCACCAGCGCCA
This window encodes:
- a CDS encoding LysE family translocator, producing MISLEFLLTSLVVVLIPGTGVVYTVSTGLVQGRKASLYAALGCTLGIVPHLLATVLGLAALMHTSALAFQLLKYAGVAYLFYVAWATWRDKSAFAVDGSVARTPARSLVIKAVLMNVLNPKLTIFFLAFLPQFVPHEASRPLLQLLLLSAVFMAMTFAVFVIYGWLAHAFRRLVIESAAVQQWLRYGFASAFTGLGIKLALTEK
- a CDS encoding Bug family tripartite tricarboxylate transporter substrate binding protein, whose amino-acid sequence is MVSFAALALMGGMVCAQSSWPTKPITFVVPQAPGGANDVIARAVAQGLENSLGQPVVVENRPGANGNLGTGQVAHAAADGHTFLVTAQSAYTINPALYSRVPFDPIKDFTPVMQLAVAPYLLVVNPNFPAKNLNELVAYAKANPGKVEYASAGNGTLNHLLGEMLKKQKGVELLHVPYKGASAAATDVVAGQLPMTFGSFPGVMPFVASGKLRVLGVASDRPTTLAPEIAPLGKDLAVTSWYGLFAPAGTPKPIVDRLYQSIRAVLARPEMGERFKTLGAERVESDPQSFKAMLPGELARWKQVVKDSGAHID
- a CDS encoding DUF2975 domain-containing protein; amino-acid sequence: MKTRDSLARGSQYIAAAALVLVVAMLALNTASWFFPALGRVDGGAGLSFSLTQRMTGMAGVDVAAMPWWQLLGAALISSIPLLAMAYGLLQLRALFQQYASGNYFAHSAYGHMERMGRAIVLWVVLDFACEPVLSAWVTMLAPAGQRMLTLSLEPQVFIALFLAACVIAIARILQRACDLHAENQQFV
- a CDS encoding ribosomal maturation YjgA family protein → MLALLVIALGLASRRSFSPFPTMLGNYPGDALWAWVVLLCVVWLRPAIARVRLVTWSLVIAFAIEFLQLYQAPWMQALRANKLAYLVLGNGFDPLDLLAYVLGIGVGAVADWSWQRWLQR
- a CDS encoding NAD-dependent succinate-semialdehyde dehydrogenase, with product MSTAYPDTQLLIDGQWQDAASGKKIDVRNPATGEVIGHVAHADIPDLDRALAAADKGFQVWRKMSAHDRGAIMRKAASLLKERADEIAALLTQEQGKPLAEAKVEIVAGAGIIEWFADEALRVYGRIVPSRRPEQQQLVIKDPVGPVAAFTPWNFPVNQIVRKIGAALASGCSFLVKAPEETPASPAALLKCFVDAGIPAGVVGLVYGNPAQISEYLIAHPVIRKVTFTGSTAVGKQLAALAGQHMKRSTMELGGHAPVIVAEDADVQLAVKAAGAAKFRNAGQVCISPTRFLVHNSVREEFTSAMVAHAEALNVGNGLEKGVQMGPLANPRRVTALTQLIQNAEQSGARLLAGGKAFGDAGNFFAPTVLADVPLTADIFNQEPFGPVAAIRGFDRIEDAIQEANRLSYGLAAYAFTRSLKTAHQLAQDVEAGMLWVNQPALPSAELPFGGIKDSGYGSEGGPEALEAYLISKAVAITCV
- a CDS encoding helix-turn-helix domain-containing protein gives rise to the protein MAIEIALDVMLAKRKVKSKDLAAAIGITEQNLSLLKQGKVKGMRLATLDAICRHLDCTPGDLLIYVPGSAGAEVGEEDAL